CGCGTAAAAGTAGAGTGAGTAAAAAGAGAAAGAAGGACATCTGTCCTTCTTTCTCTTTTTCGACAACTATAAACAGGAGATTGGCCATGAATGAACAATATTATGACGCTTTATTAAATATAAAAACAACGGGAGAACAAAAGGGATTTAATGATTCATTTCATTACCATCGTTATGAACCCACGCCTTATAGTGCATTAGAAGCACTTTTCAGTCAGTATGAGCTAACAAGCAGCGATAGAATTGTCGACTTCGGGTGTGGGAAAGGAAGGCTGAATTTTTATGTGAACTACCTATGTAATGCCACCGCTGTAGGGATAGAAATGAATGAGCACTTCTATGAGCAGGCCATAGATAATCAGAGGCGCTATTTAAAAAAAGCCAAGGGCCGAAAAAGTCATATTTATTTTCAGTGTTGTTTAGCCCAGGAATATAAGATTCACCCACTAGACAACTGCTTTTATTTTTTTAATCCTTTTTCAGTTCAAATTTTTATCCAAGTAGTGAACAATATTTTGCTTTCGTGGGAAGAGAATAAGCGCGAGATTGATTTAATTTTGTATTATAGCTCAGAGGATTATCTTCATCATCTCGAAAAACACCCTTCTTTCATTTTAAAAGAAGAGGTAATGCTGCCAGAGTTGAATCGTAAAAATCCATATGAACGGTTTTTGATTTATAAAGTAGCTTATTAAGACGACTTATTTACTATTTCATAAAGGTGTATCGTCGCTCGTTCTATTTAACAAATCAGCAGGGGCTAGAAAAAGACCTGCTGATTTTATTTATAACTTTTTAGAAATTAAAGCATAACACTTTATTATGTAAGCGCTTTCTGTTATAATGAAACTAGGTTGGATAGCATGCGTGGCTATCGGTGTACTCAGCGCAGGCGGGGCTAGTACAGAAAGAGAAGGCTACATACAAGTTAATAAACATTTAGTCGATAGAAATAAGAAGTCTCAAAAACAAATTTATTAATTTGTATGCTAAATCGTAAATTAACAGAAACGGCATTTATGATAAGGTTTTAGAGAAAAGAACCCAGCATATACTGTATAAGCAATTTTTTTACTCTAAAAAAGGGTGAAGAAATTGCTTATTTATTTTTAAATAAGTGCACAGCTGTTCAGATTTGTTTTGAGATATCTAGCGTTAGTGTATAATAGTAAAAAGTACGAAAAGTTGACATTGTTAATTGATTAAAGGGGATTTAAAAATGAGTGAACTAAAAATAGATGATGTAGCGAAGCAAAGCGGTTTAACAAAACGTACGATTCGTTATTATGAACAAATTGGACTGATGCCAGCACCTCCAAGAAGTGAAGGTGGATTTCGTCTGTACACGGAAGAACACGTAGAATTCTTAAAGAAAATTACGAATGCCAAAGAAGTCATGGGTTTTTCACTTCAAGAATTACAGGAATTTCTTGCTTTAAGTGATACTCTTGAAATACAAAAGATGGATTATAGGCAAGTGAAAGGAACAAGTCAACAAAAAGAAAAGTTAGAGCAAGTGTTACATACGGTAGAAGAGCAGCTCAAGCTGATTGAACAGAAAAAGAAAAACATCTTAAAAGTAGAGTCTGACCTTCTGTCACTGAGAGATCGTGCTAAGGCTGCAATTGTAAAATTCGAGCAGGAAGAATCATAAAAAGCAGGCGCATTCACCAGAAGAGTGCGTCTGCTTTTATGTGTTTTATAGGGAATTTATTTATGATTGTGAAGAGTTTTCTTCTAGCTGTACCCCTAAAAGAAGTAGAATAGCCTGTATCCCGTCGGCTTTTCCGCTGTGAAAGCTTCTTGTTTCAGCATCCAAAGCTTCATTTACAGATTCCATCATATTTGATTCGTATAAGTCTAAAATCAATTGTTTTCCTTCCGGACTCAAATGCAGCTGCCCGCGTTCCTTCATTTTAAACTTCAACTTCTTCAACTCCCTTTCCCATAATACTATCAGTATACAAAATTAATAACATTTACGTAAACGTTAATTTTTGTATGTGGACAGAAGAACGTATTAAGTATAGGTACTAAGTGAGGGGAGAGATACTGGTTATCCTTTGCTTGTTTTAATGTTTGTCAGCTTATAGCCGCAAGCTGAGCATATATAGATAACGTTTTGATTGGACTGAGCAGTTAAAACGGTAGCGAGCTCTTTTTGAGAATGACAGTTAGGACAAATAACAACAGGGGATTTCATGTGATTTTCTCCTTTTCTTTTTTATAGTCGAATTTTATTTTATGTAAAGTTTAATCAAATATCCTTCGTGCTATCAAAAACGACGGAAGATATGTAAAAAGCATTCTCGCTCAAAAGAAACGGGAATGCTTAAGGTAAGTTTAAAATCCGTCCTGGCTTGCTGTAAATGGAATGTTAAGTCTTCTTTCTACATTGCGTAAGCGCTGATTTAATCTGTTTATACGGTCAGTATGTCGCTCCACAATTCGATTTAAACGAGTAATTTCTCTGACTTGCTCCTCATTTTGTCTCTCAAGAGCACGAATTCTTCGTTCAAATCCTCCAAGATTTTGAAGCTGCTGTCTTTCATCGTATTCTTCATGCTGTGGTACGTAAGGGGGATAGTATTGTTGAACTGAGTAATCAACTTGCTGAGGAATATATCCAGGGTTGAAATAATAAGGGTTCATTAGGGCACCGCTCCTTTTAAATAGTAACTTCAAATCAAACACGATATAACGTATGCGAAGATAAGAAAAATGCTATAGGCACATACCTAAAGACATTCTGTATTTTAAAAAAGGAAAGTATTTTTAAGAGGAAAAAGGAGATAGCAAACCCTTTCTTGAATATGCAAAATAGAAAAGCTTCTTTTTTAGACACTTTATTTAAGAAAGAGGGAAAGTGACCGATGGCTCAAGGGAAACAAAAACCAGCACCTAAAATAGAAGAATCAAAAGCTCCGCCTGCAAAGAAACAAAAGCCGAAGAGCCGCAGCACCAAAAAAGCTCCGCCTCCTACATCGCCCTGGGTAAAAGCTGCTTCCATTTTATCTAACATTGATTTCATTCGTTTGTTTCGCGTGCTGTTTCTTGCTTTGGCGGTTGGTTTTATTGTGTATCAATATATTTTACTTACAAAAGGGGTCTTCATCAAAACATACGTAGACCTTTGGCATCATCACAAAATGATCTTGCTAGCTGGAGCTGCATTTATTATCTATACTTCTTTCATCTTTTACCTTGGCTACCGCACCGCTAAAAAGCGCTAGAACGATTATAAACGGCGAATATCATCCATTCTTTAAGCAAACCTTATATGTATATCAGCATAGAGGGGGGAAGAAACGTGGACAAGCAGCGAGCAAAACAAATTGCTGATTCACCCGTTATGGCTAACGTTACGTATAACGATACGGCCGTTTATATTCAACATGTAAGCGAAGAAAATGATACGGCAAGAATTTATCCGCTAGGTCAGCCGGAAAATGAACAAAATGTTGCGGTGAGTCAATTAGTAGAGAATTAAGGTGGATAAATAGAGCTACTAGTTCAGTTAAATAAAAGGAAGAGAGCAGATACACAGCTCTCTTCCTTTTATTTATTCTTCCCATTTCTTACTGTTAATCTTCTCAATAATCCCGTGCAAATCACCAGGCTTATGAAACTCAATCGGAGACGCGCCTTTTTCAAACAGAATCGATTCCGCTTCAATTAACGCCACGTAGCGTCCGTTCACTTTCGCTAAGTGAATATTCTCCCCAAAATCAGCTAACAGTCCTTTAATCTCGGTTTCGCCAAGCTTCATTTTTAGCTCGGCATCAGGCGTATGCTCGACGATATGAGCAGCGGCTTCCATGACTTGATGGGTATCCAAACGTTCTTGAAGCTCACGCTTTTCGCTTGTTGCCCACAGTTCCATGTCTGATTCAAACTGTTCAAGCTCTACGCTTTCTGCTTCAAGCGTTTCGCTGACGTGTTCACGCACCATATCCATCACTTGTGTTTTCATAATCTCAGGCATGGGCTCGTTGTAATCAATGAATTTCAAAAAGTCTTCAAAATAACGGGCGTGAGACGCTTGGTGGATAACGAGTTCGCTTTCTTCCACCATGCCTTCTTCAGGCATGTATGGGTATTGAATGGATTTCATGTTTTTAGTAGTAATCGCCATTTCTACGTGACGAATAAGGGTTGATTCATCTGAAATTGAAGCCACTTTTGGTTCGAAGTCACATTTTAAAATAAACACAAAAGCATGATCAAAATATTTTCTTGGAACAGCAGATACCACTAAAAATGCTCCTCCTCGAACGGCTGCAGTATCAAGGTATGCATTGATAAACTGTTCGCTGTTTTCTTCAAATTCTTCTTTGGTTGTGGCAAAACGAGTGCGGTGAAATAAATTATAATTAGGGTTTGAGTCGAGAGCGTGTCCCGGTTCAACTATAAAATACCCGAGCTTTGTAGGCACTTGTTCTGCTTTGGGGTGTCGCTCTACTTTGCGCTTTACAATTTTTTTAAATTCACCGTCTAAAAAATCTTTAATGGAACTTTCTTCATATTCTTCCGTATCAAGCGTTTGAAAATGCTTATATTGTTTAGAGGCCTGTTCTTCTTTTCCTTCTACTTGTATTACGTAAAATGATAAAAAATTAATTTTAAAATCCATAGCAGTCACCTTGTTTCTTTTTAGTCAGTTACTTCAGTATAAGAAAGAGTCCGGTAAGCGTCAATGCCTGTTAGCTTTAGGGGAGAGAAGATCTATTTATACAATTGATCAGCTGAGGAATAGTGTATAAAGCAAAGAATAGGAGAGGCAGGGGGCCTCTCTTATTTATACTGTTCCAAACGTTCAAAAAAGGTTTTGACAAACTTATAAAAAATTTTATCAGAAGGTGCTAAATCACGATTTCTAGGAATAATCATTCCGACTGTCCGCTGAAGCTGCGGCGTATGAATAGGAAGTTTAGTCGTAAAACGAGGAGTCGTTTCAGACACTGTACTTTCAGGAAGAAGCGTCACGCCAATTCCTGCGGATACAAGACCTTTAATCGCATCTAAATCTTCTCCTTCAGATGAAATATTGGGCATGAATCCTGCTTGTTTGCAAGCGTCAAAGGCCATTTTATGTAAAATGAATCCTTTTGGAAATAGCACAAAATCTTCATTTCTTAAATCCCGCAGCCGAATGTTATCCCGTTCAGCGAGCGGGTGATGAGAAGGAACAAGGGCTAAAAGATTTTCAGTGAATAGAATATGCCCTTCAATACTCTGATCTTCTACAGGTACAGGGCCTAAAAAAGCGATATTGATATCTCTTTTTTTAACCGATTCAATTAAAAATTTGTACGAACCTTGTCTAAGATGAAAAGCAACATTTGGGTGTTCTTCTTTAAAGGCTGATATAATAGTAGGAAGAAGATGACTAGCAAGGCTTGTTGGAAATCCGATTTTAATCGTTCCTCTTTCGGGATCCAAGTATTCATCAATTTGTTCTTTCGCATAGTCAATAGCTTTCATAGCCGTCTCCGTATGCTCAAGAAAGACTTTTCCTATTGCTGTTAACTTGACATTTCTTCCTTCACGTTTGAATAAACTAACACCTAGCTCAGATTCCAGGTTCGCGATTTGACGGCTGATTGCTGATTGAGCTACATGCAGATATTCTGCGGCCTCAGATACGTGTTCTCTTTTTGCAACTTCCATAAAATAGCGTAATTGACGCAGTTCCATAAGCACCCTCCATCTATATATATCAAAATTAGATTAGTTTTATCTAAATTATATATTGTTTATATTGATTTGAAAACTTACAATGTAAACAGGTGATCTTAAAAAGATAAAGAAAACGAACGGGGGAGAAGAAGATGACATACAATCAAATGCCAAAAGCTCAAGGTCTCTACCGTCCTGAATTTGAGCACGATGCATGTGGAATCGGACTATACGCTCAATTGAAAGGCGTAGCGTCACATGATATCGTTAAAAAAGGACTAAACATGCTTTGCCAGCTTGACCATCGAGGCGGACAGGGAAGTGATCCGCTAACAGGAGATGGAGCTGGATTAATGGTACAAATTCCACACGCGTTCTTTAAAAAGACATGCGTTGAACTGAACTTGCCAGAAAACGGTCGTTATGGAGTTGGAATGATCTTTTTCTCAAATAATGAAGACGAGCGTCGAGAAATTGAAGCTTATATTAATAAATTAATTGAAGAAGAGGGACAAACGTTATTAGGTTGGAGAACTGTGCCTGTAAATGTCGGAAAAATCGGAAAAGTTGCAAAAGAAAGCTGTCCATACGTACGACAAGTATTTATTGGGGCAAATGACAGTATTCAAGATGACTTAGCGTTTGAGCGCAAGCTATATGTTATTCGTAAGCAAGCGGAAAATTGGGCGCAGGCACGTCAAAACCGTTTTTATTTTACAAGTCTTTCAAGCAGAACAATTGTGTACAAAGGGTTGTTAACACCTGAACAAGTGGATGCTTTTTATCTTGACCTACAAGATGAAGACTTTACTTCAGCGTTTGCTTTAGTGCATTCTCGCTTTAGCACAAACACGTTCCCAAGCTGGGAAAGAGCACATCCAAACCGTTATTTAATTCACAACGGTGAAATCAATACGCTTCGCGGTAATCAAAACTGGATGAGAGCGCGTGAACAGCAGTTTGTTTCGGACGCATTTGGTAAGGATTTGCCGAAGGTTCTTCCAATTTTAGATGCTGAAGGAAGCGACTCATCCATGTTAGATAATGCGCTAGAGTTCTTTGTATTGGCCGGCCGCAAGCCAGCCCATGCAGCGATGATGCTTATTCCAGAGCCTTGGTCTGAGAATCCGCACATGTCAAAAGAAAAACGTGCTTTCTATGAGTATCATAGCGCATTAATGGAGCCATGGGATGGTCCGACTGCTATTTCGTTTACGGATGGAAAGCAAATCGGTGCTATTTTAGACCGTAACGGTTTACGTCCAGCTCGCTATTATGTTACAAAAGATGATTACATCATACTTTCATCAGAAGTAGGCGTCATTGATGTTGAAGATGAAAATGTGTTATATAAAGATCGTTTAAGCCCAGGTAAAATGCTTCTAATCGATTTAGAAGAAGGCCGAATTATTTCAGATGAAGAAATTAAATCTGAAATGGCACAGGCTGAGCCTTATCAAGAATGGTTAGATGAACAGCTGGTAACGTTGCCAGAAGTGCAGGAAGAAAAATCTGAATACTTCGATGATTTGGTCATTCGCCAGAAGTCATTTGGCTACACGTATGAAGATATTCATAAATATTTAGTTCCAGTTATTACAGAAGGAAAAGATCCGCTTGGTTCAATGGGTAATGATACTCCATTAGCCGTGTTGTCTGATCGTCCTCAATCGCTGTTCAATTACTTTAAGCAGCTGTTTGCTCAAGTAACGAACCCACCGATTGACGCTATTCGTGAACAGTTGGTTACATCAACAATGACGTTGCTTGGTGCAGAAGGGAATTTACTGCATCCAACCAAAGAAAATATTCATCGAATTCAGCTTGAGACGCCGGTTTTAACAAACGATCAAACTCATCAGCTGAAGTCTGCCATTCATCCAGATTTCAAAAGTGCTGTTATTTCTGCGGTGTTCACAAATGATTTAAAAGCAGATCTTGATCGCGTATTTGCTGAAGCTGAAGCGGCAATTAACGCAGGAGCTAGCATCCTTGTTCTGACAGACCGTGAAGCGGGAGCTCACTCTGTAGCCATTCCAGCTTTATTAGCGGTTAGCGGGCTGCACCAGCACCTAGTGCGAAAAGGAAACCGTACAAAGGCGAGCATTGTAGTGGAAACAGGAGAAGCGCGCGAAGTGCACCATTTTGCAGCACTGATTGGTTACGGAGCAGACGCAATCAATCCATATCTTACTTTTGCAACATATCAAAATGAAATTAACGCAGGTACGTTGAACGTATCGTATGACTATGCTGTTGAGAAATATGTAAAAGCCGTTACTGAAGGTGTTGTAAAAGTAATGTCTAAAATGGGCATTTCAACGGTGCAAAGTTATCGGGGCGCACAAATTTTTGAAGCAGTTGGAATCAGTGCAGAGGTTATCGAGCAATATTTTACAGGTACTGCCTCGCAACTTGGCGGTATCGGTTTAGATGTTATTGCAAAAGAAGCGAAAACGCGTCACGACAATGCTTATGTTGAAACAATTGAGCAAACGTTAGAGTCAGGAAGCGACTTCCAGTGGAGACACACGGGCGAGCATCATGCGTTTAATCCAAAAACAATTCACACGCTGCAGTGGGCTTGCCGTAAGGGAGATTACAGCTTATTTAAAAAATTCTCTGAATCGGCTAATGAAGAACGCATCGGTTTCTTGCGCAACCTATTCTCGTTTAATGGAACGCGTTCATCTATCTCCATTGATGAAGTGGAATCAGTTGATTCGATTGTAAAACGTTTTAAATCAGGTGCTATGTCGTTTGGATCTTTAAGTCAAGAAGCTCATGAAACATTAGCGATTGCGATGAACCGTTTAGGCGCACGCAGTAACAGTGGAGAAGGTGGCGAGCACCCTAGCCGCTACACTGTGGATGAAAATGGAGATAATCGCCGCAGTGCGATTAAACAGATTGCTTCTGGCCGTTTTGGAGTGAAAAGTCATTACCTTGTGAATGCGGATGAGCTTCAAATTAAAATGGCACAAGGTGCAAAACCCGGAGAAGGCGGTCAGCTTCCAGGAAACAAAGTATATCCATGGGTAGCAGATGTGCGTGGATCAACGCCAGGAGTAGGCTTAATTTCACCTCCTCCACACCACGATATTTACTCGATTGAAGATTTAGCACAGCTTATTCATGACTTAAAAAATATAAACCGTGATGCACGAATCAGCGTCAAACTCGTTTCAAAAGCAGGAGTAGGAACGATTGCTGCCGGAGTAGCAAAAGGAGTAGCGGACGTTATCGTTATTAGCGGCTACGACGGAGGTACGGGAGCATCTCCAAAAACAAGTATTAAACATACGGGACTACCGTGGGAACTGGGCTTAGCGGAAGCTCATCAAACGCTTATGTTAAACGGTCTTCGCGAAAAGGTAGTGCTTGAAACAGACGGTAAATTAATGACGGGTAAAGATGTAGTCATGGCAGCACTTTTAGGAGCAGAAGAGTTTGGTTTTGCTACGGCGCCTTTAATTGTTTTAGGCTGTATCATGATGCGTGCGTGTCACTTAGATACATGTCCAGTTGGAGTGGCGACGCAAAACCCAGAGCTTCGTAAAAAGTTCCTAGGAGAAGCGGATCACATCGTTAACTATATGAAATTTGTCGCACAAGAAGTACGCGAAATTATGGCTGAACTTGGATTTAAAACAGTAGATGAAATGGTTGGACGTACAGACGTATTAAGCGTTAGCGAACGTGCAAAAAATCACTGGAAGGCGCAGCACTTAGACTTAACAACTCTTTTATATCAAGCTGAAGGTGTACGTACTTTTAAAACACCTCAAAACCATAAAATTGACGAATCTCTTGATATGCAAAAAATCTTGCCAGCGGTACAGCAAGCAATCGAGCATAAGTATCAAGTCGAGTTAGAACTGCCAATTTCTAATATTAACCGTGTAGCTGGAACAATTGTAGGAAGTGAAGTTACAAAACGTTACGGTGAGAAAGGTCTGCCAGAAGATACGATTACTCTTCGATTCACTGGCTCTGCAGGACAAAGTTTTGGTGCATTTGTTCCAAAAGGAATGTCTATGTATCTAACTGGAGATGCAAATGATTATATCGGAAAAGGGTTATCAGGAGGTAAAATCATCGTTGCTCCACCTAAGGAAACAACAGCTGTGTCAGGTGAAAATGTTATCGTCGGGAACGTGGCATTTTACGGTGCAACAAGCGGTGAAGCTTATGTTAGCGGGCTAGCAGGAGAACGTTTTGCGGTTCGTAACAGCGGTGTGAACGTAGTGGTTGAAGGAATTGGCGATCATGGCTGTGAATATATGACTGGCGGACGCGTTGTCGTATTAGGTGATGTAGGTAAAAACTTCGGTGCGGGAATGTCTGGCGGTATTGCTTACGTATTTGCTGATGATCAAGAAGCATTCAAAAACCTTTGTAATAAAGACATGATTGGGTTTGAGAGCTTAAAAGGAGAAGAAGCAGAAGAAGTAAAAGAGATGATTGCAAATCACCTAAAATATACTGACAGTCATAAAGCAGCATTTGTATTAGAAAATTGGGAAGAATCGCTTTCGAAATTTGTAAAAGTGATTCCGAATGATTATAAACGCATGATGAATCGCATTGAAGAGCAAAAAGCAGCTGGGTTAACGGAAGAAGAAGCAGCTATGAGTGCATTTGAGGAAAATGCAAAACAAGAAAAGAAAGCATCGGCAAAACAACAAGAAGCGGTAGCTCAGTAAGAAAGGGGAGAGTACGATGGGAAAACCAACAGGATTTATGGAAATCAAACGTGAAAAAGGGAAGGAACGTGACCCGTTAAAACGTTTAGGTGATTGGAAAGAGTATGCTGCTCCTTTATCTGATGAAGCGCTAAGCCGTCAAGGAGCACGATGTATGGATTGTGGCACACCTTTTTGCCACATGGGAATGGATATTAATGCTTTTACTTCTGGATGTCCAATCTATAACTTAATTCCAGAGTGGAATGATTTAGTTTATAAAGGACGCTGGAAAGAAGCTTTAGAGCGTTTAATGAAAACGAACAACTTCCCGGAGTTTACAGGACGCGTTTGTCCTGCTCCGTGTGAAGGTTCCTGTACGCTTGCTATTTCAGATCCAGCGGTTTCGATCAAGAATATCGAACGCGCTATTATTGATAAAGGCTTTGAGAATGGGTGGATTACTCCGCGTATTCCGGAGAAAAGAACAGGCAAAAAAATTGCTGTTATTGGCTCTGGGCCAGCAGGCTTAGCGAGCGCAGATCAGCTGAATCAAGCGGGTCATTCAGTAACGGTATATGAAAGAGCAGATCGTGCCGGTGGTTTATTAACATATGGAATTCCGAATATGAAGCTAGATAAAGAAGTAGTGGAAAGACGTGTTCGCTTATTGACACAAGAAGGTATTGATTTTGTAACGAATACGGAAGTTGGAAAAGACATTACTGCTGAAGAGTTAAAAGAACAATATGATGCTGTCATTTTGTGTACAGGAGCTCAGAAGCAAAGAGATCTAGTATTAGAAGGCCGTGAAGCAAAAGGAGTTCACTTTGCAATGGACTACTTAACAACTTCAACAAAAAGCCTTTTAGATTCTAACTTCAAAGATGGTCAATTTATTGATGCTGAAGGAAAAGACGTTATTGTTATTGGAGGCGGAGACACGGGAGCTGACTGTGTAGCTACTGCTCTTCGTCAAAAATGCCGCAGCGTTGTTCAGTTTGGTAAACATCCTCAGCTTCCTGCTGAGCGTACGGCAGATAATATGTGGCCTGAATATCCACATGTATTTAATCTTGAATATGCTTATGAAGAAGCACAGGCGAAATTTGGGGACGATCCACGTGAATATTCAATTCAAACGAAAAAAATCGTGGCAGATGAGCAAGGCAATCTGAAAGAACTTCATACGGTTCAAATGGAAAAAGTAAAAGGTGAAAATGGACAGTACATCTTTACCGAAATTCCAGGAACAGAAAAAGTATGGCCAGCTCAGCTTGTCTTTATTGCGATTGGGTTTGAAGGTCCAGAGCATCCGGTCCTATCAGCGTTTGGTGTTGAAACGAAAAATCGTCGCGTAGATGCAGCGTATGGAAATTACAAAACAAATGTTGAAGGTGTTTTTGCTGCTGGTGATGCTCGTCGTGGGCAAAGTTTAATCGTATGGGCTATTCATGAAGGTCGTGAAGTAGCTAAACAAGTTGATAGCCATCTAATGGGAGCAACTGTATTACCATAACAAAAAACCGTCACAATTGTGGCGGTTTTTTGTTTATCTAGGATTTGGCACTTCATTTCCTCTACGTAAATTTTCAAATGAAACGGTTAAAATCGTGTTAGTAATTCGAACTTGTGAAACAGGGGAAACGCTGTATAAGTTAAAAAGTTCAAATATCCAGGGATCACGTTTTTTTAGCTGTCGCGCGGCTTTTTCGACGCGTTCGTTAATAGATCCGCTGTAATTGTTATAGTTATCATCAACAAATCTTACAATGGAACGAAATAAGTATTCTGTTAGTTTGCTATCCATCCCACCTCGTTGAGCATCTCTGTAGATGGACTGATACTGGCGTTTTAAAATTTTCATCACTCTGTCTACATCGCGTGTAGATCTAACTTCTTCTTCATGCAGGATATAAGAAAATAAGTCTTCATTGTATCTATAAGGTTCTAAATAATTTTCATTCGTAGTAGGAACCACTGGATGGTAGTAGCGCGGCATATAGGGGTAAACCCATTGACTGTACATGAGACATTCACACCTTCCTCGTTCATTTTCCATTAGTTTATGCACTAGCGTGCTAGCTGCTGCATGTTTGTTTTAAATAAAATTTAGGGGTTTGATAATAGGACCACCCTCTAAATTCTTGATAAGTCGATACAAAATAAATGTAAATCGGTGTATTTAGCAAGTCTGGATAATGTTGAAAAAACACTTGGTCTCCGTAAAATATTGCTTCTAAAGCAAGCGGAAGCTCCCGGCGGAAAATGTGATAACGAAGCTGTGCTTGCTCGCGGCTGAACTCACCTCCGCTAACAAAAACTTCGCCTTGAATAACTGCTTGTCGGTCTGTTACGTGAAGAGCAGCTAGTACTTCATCACGCATATTTTTATCTATCGCCTTGTTGTTATATGAGCATCCGATGCTTAAAAAAAGCTGACCGGTTGTATCAGAATGAGTAAGAGTATATTTTCTTCCAGAAACCGGATAGGAGGAAGTAGCAGGGGGAATGAGAGTCGTAGAGAGTTTTGAAGAATTAAACGAACTCATAGTCATTGACACTC
The genomic region above belongs to Priestia megaterium and contains:
- the gltD gene encoding glutamate synthase small subunit; its protein translation is MGKPTGFMEIKREKGKERDPLKRLGDWKEYAAPLSDEALSRQGARCMDCGTPFCHMGMDINAFTSGCPIYNLIPEWNDLVYKGRWKEALERLMKTNNFPEFTGRVCPAPCEGSCTLAISDPAVSIKNIERAIIDKGFENGWITPRIPEKRTGKKIAVIGSGPAGLASADQLNQAGHSVTVYERADRAGGLLTYGIPNMKLDKEVVERRVRLLTQEGIDFVTNTEVGKDITAEELKEQYDAVILCTGAQKQRDLVLEGREAKGVHFAMDYLTTSTKSLLDSNFKDGQFIDAEGKDVIVIGGGDTGADCVATALRQKCRSVVQFGKHPQLPAERTADNMWPEYPHVFNLEYAYEEAQAKFGDDPREYSIQTKKIVADEQGNLKELHTVQMEKVKGENGQYIFTEIPGTEKVWPAQLVFIAIGFEGPEHPVLSAFGVETKNRRVDAAYGNYKTNVEGVFAAGDARRGQSLIVWAIHEGREVAKQVDSHLMGATVLP
- a CDS encoding staygreen family protein — encoded protein: MSSFNSSKLSTTLIPPATSSYPVSGRKYTLTHSDTTGQLFLSIGCSYNNKAIDKNMRDEVLAALHVTDRQAVIQGEVFVSGGEFSREQAQLRYHIFRRELPLALEAIFYGDQVFFQHYPDLLNTPIYIYFVSTYQEFRGWSYYQTPKFYLKQTCSS